The genomic window TGGGGCTGGGCGGTTTGTTGCGCTTGAATGGTCTGCGTCATGATCGAGTCCTCGAATCAAATGGTGAAAAAGAAAAGGGCTCCGGCTGACGGCACGCGTGAGCATGCAGTCAGCCGGAGCCCTTGCCTTGGCTCCGGATCGGTTCGACACGTCTTCTGGCTCCCGGATCGTCCGGAGCGCTGCTGCCTTCCCGCCGGGGTGTGCCCCGTCAGTGGCCGATCAGTCGATCATGCAGCGCCCGTCCCCGGTTACAGCGGCGGGCCCGCCACGGATTCGCACCGTGTTCCGTTTCGTCGAACCGAAATGGAAGGCGGATTATCGTGCAGGAGCGGGGGAATGGGTTTGATGTAGGGCAATTTGCGCGTGCATTTCAAGCGACAGCAGAGAGGCTACTGACTTTGAGGCGATTCATCCTTCTTGATGCAGTGCTTGCCATAGGGGGTGCGATCAGTTTTTGACACGGCTCCGGAATGCCTGGAGCGAATATCTGCAGCCCGAGCCGTAAATACGGCAGCATCTGCTGCTCGGTCGGTCTCTCTCAGCGCCTGCGCGTATTCGTCAAGGAAATCGGCAAACCCTATCGGGTCTTTTGACGCGGCGTCGAGTTTTTCAACGACTGGCAATGCGCGTTCAAAATAGGGTACCGCTTGGACGAACTGGCGTTGATCGAGATTGAGGCGAGCCAATTCGATAAGGGGATAGTGAACCGGTCCCGACGACTCTTCGTCGAGTTTCAGCGCCTTGAGCAGATATTGTTCGGCGTGGTCATAAAAACACGTAGCACCGCACGCTCGCGCATACTCGTAATACATTACCGAGCGTGCACGCACTGGAGATCCGCCAAGATCGGCATTCACCGCAGCGCGTGCGTATGCCCGGCGCGCCGAATCCCAGTCGCCGCGGCGAACTGCGGTGTAACCTGTCTCCGCATAGCGGGCTGCATTGAGCTTGTTGATGTCATGGGCACATCCGCTCAGGAGCGCCAGAGCGAGAAGTATTGCGGCGTATCGCAGGTTCGTCGAGTCCTAAAATTGCTGGTGTGCGTATAAATCACCCAGGGCCGCGCGGTGAAAATGCCTTGGGCGATTTGTCATTTTGACGGTAGGGGAGGGATTTGGCGCTATCGTTGTCCAGACTCGGCCACTTGGCGTCCAGTGAAAAGAATCTTCGCTGGCAGTTCCTTTTCTTCCGCCCTTAGCTCGCTCAACAAGCCATCTGTTCCCCAGATCAATTCAACGTCGCCGTCATCGACCGTCGAGTATTTCCATACCGGTGAATCGGGAGAAGTCGTCAGGTCTGGTCGAGGAAAGCCAAGGGAGAGGATTACCTGCTGCTTGCTCATCCCGCGCAATAGCTTTCCGGAACGAATGGCCTCCTGGATCGCAGGCGGATATGAGGTGATCAGTTTGGAAGGGTCGTCCTTGACGACCAGCTTCGCGACGAGCTGCTCTTTCGTCTCCTGCTTGCGGCCATAGTCGTGTCCGATGGTCATCTGTCGTCCATCGACCAGTACGTGAATGCGGTTCCGTCCATATTCCCGGATGGCGATTGGCGTTCCTGCGGGAATGAACGGCAGGCCCCAAAGGTTCTCATCGCTGATCCATTCGTCCTGGTAGTGCAGATTGCAGCACGCAAAGGACGCTCCAGCCATTGCCCGGATGCGGTCGTCCTCGGCCGCGATATTGACGACTTTCTCGCCGATTCGCTTTCCTGTTGCTGACTCTTCCAGCCACACCTCCTGACGGAACTCCTCCAGCACGCCGCGGACGCGGTACTCGACAGCCGGGAGTAGCGTCACCTCGATCTCGCCCTCGACCCGGTAAGCGGCGGCCGAGCGCAACAGGTTGTCGATCGGCGCCGCAAACACGTATCGTCCGGCCAGCTTGATACGGTGCTTGCCGGCAGGCACCGGGCGCTCGACTTTCTTGAAACTTATGCTTCTTCCCTGTCCGTAGGACGCACGAACACTGTCATCCATATTGTTCTGCGGTTCGGGCACGCCATCGATCTCGCGGACAAAGAAGAAACCGCCGCCCGGCATCCCGCTTCCTCTTCTAAGCAGGAGGCGTTTCCATCCGGTCGGTTCTTCGACGCTGTCGCCTGTCGAAGTGTCGACGATTCGTGCCGTCTTCTCTGCGGCTTCCTTGATCACCAGGGAGTTTATGAAATGCTCGCCTTCGGCAAGCAAGATCGGATCTTGGAAAGGTGAAGGAGCCCTTTCCGAGTACTCGACAGTGACTATTTTCTGTTTGTTGGGATGCAGGCACGAGAAGCCCTTCGCCTCCAGAAAGCTGGGAGACCCACTGGATCTCGATATGACTTTGTCCCTGGCTTTCAGATGGAACCTTGTGCAGAAGGGCGGCTTGGTTTCATCCAGTTTTTCGTCATGAAGCAGCTGCTCGAATCGATCCGGGTCAGTGTCGCTAGCCCTTGCGGTTTTTACAAATGCCAGGAAATCGCTTTCGCTGGCGAACTTCACGCCTGTGTCATGTACGCGGACCGATGCGACAAAGGTGCGATTATTCGTCTCAAGTTTTTTTCCGTACGCTAGAAAACCCTTGGCCCTTGGCATTTCATACCAGTCGCTGCCTTGTGGCGGTGAGATTTCAAATAAGCCAAGGAGATACTGCGTCCTGGTCAATTCTCCAGTTACCGGCCTCGGTTGCATTGCCGGAGTACAGGCCGACAAAGCACCGATCAACATCAGCGACAAAATAAACCTGCTCGACCCCACACTGCCCCCTGAAAACATAAACAAAGGTGTAGAAAAATAAACTTCGCATCATGCCGGGAGTGAGCGGGGCGATCAAGCCAAAGTCATAAATTGGATGAGGAATTCCACGGTCGGGCGCGAGACAATCAACACTGGTGCCGTCGAGTTATTGCGGTAATTGGCTTTTGCTGCCTTTGTTCACACCCTCAACTGCCTGTTTCGGAGCGCAGACTCAACCCTCCGGACACCGCTTCACCGCCGCCCGGATGCGCGCGATGGTCTCGTCCATCGGTGCCCGCGGCGACACCTCCAGCCCCAGCCCCTCGGCGATGCGCGCGATCCGCCGCGGGTCGAGCGGGATGCCGCCGGCGTCGATGGCGGCGATCAGCTGGCGGGCGCGCTCGATGTCCGAGAGGGGGTTGGCGGGCGGTGCCGGTCGGCCGAGGAGTCGTCGCAGCAGGGATTTCATCGCGGGGGGCGGGGCGTCGGAAGTGGAGGGCAGGGCGAGGGTATCATCGACGCATGACGAGCCAGAACCTTTACGCCGATCTTCCTTCCAATCCCGAAGCCGGGGAGCGTTTCGACGCGCTCCTCGCCCGGCCGGGGCTGCGCATCGAGCGCATCGTGTCGACCGGGCAGGCCAGCCCGCCGGATTTCTGGTACGACCAGGACGAGGCCGAGTGGGTGCTGCTGCTGCAGGGCGCGGCCGCCCTGCGCTTCGCCGACGAGCCGGCGGCGCGGGCCTTGCGGCCGGGCGACTGGCTGTACGTCGCGCCGCACCGGCGCCACCGGGTCGAGTGGACCGCCGCCGGCGAGGCGACCGTCTGGCTGGCCGTGCATTTCGCCGAATGACGCCGGCCATCCGCGAGCGGAAATGAAAAAGCCCGCGCCGGGGCGCGGGCTGGGCGGGGGGCCGTGAGCGCCGATCAGGCCGCGTAGTCCGCCATCGGTACGCACGAGCAATGCAGGTTGCGGTCGCCGTAGACGTCGTCGATGCGGTTCACGCTCGGCCAGAACTTGTTGTCGCGCACGAAGGGCAGCGGGAAGACGGCTTCCTCGCGGCTGTACGGGCGGTCCCAGTCGGCGGCGAGCACGTCGGCCTGCGTGTGCGGGGCGTTCTTCAGCGGGTTGGCGTCGGCCGGCCAGCTGCCGTTCTCGATCTTGCGGATCTCGTCGCGGATGGCAATCATCGCCGCGACGAAGCGGTCGAGCTCGGCCTTCGGCTCCGATTCGGTCGGCTCGACCATGATCGTGCCGGCGACCGGGAAGCTCACCGTCGGCGCGTGGAAGCCGTAGTCCATCAGGCGCTTGGCGATGTCGATCTCGGCGATGCCGGTGGCCGCCTTGATGCCGCGGATGTCGAGGATGCACTCGTGCGCGACGCGGCCCTGCGCGCCGACGTAGAGCACCGGGTAGTGCTCCTTCAGCTTGGTCGCGACGTAGTTGGCATTCAGGATGGCGGTCTTCGTCGCCAGCGTGACGCCTTCGCCGCCGAGCATGGTGATGTACATCCACGAGATCGGCAGGATCGACGCCGAGCCGTAGGGCGCGGCGGAAACGGCGCCCTGGCCCAGGTGCGGGCCGGGGATGGCCTGCACGACGTGGTTGGCCATGAACGGCGCGAGGTGCGCCTTCAGCCCGATCGGGCCCATGCCCGGGCCGCCGCCGCCGTGCGGGATGGCGAAGGTCTTGTGCAGGTTCATGTGGCTGACGTCGGCGCCGATGAAGCCCGGCGAGGTCAGGCCGACCTGGGCGTTGAGGTTGGCGCCGTCCATGTACACCTGGCCGCCGTACTGGTGCACGACGGCGCAGATTTCCTTGATCGCCTCTTCGAACACGCCGTGCGTCGACGGGTAGGTGATCATCAGGCAGGCGAGGTTGGCGGCGTGCTGCTCGGCCTTGGCCCGGAGGTCGACGACGTCGACGTTGCCGCTGTCGTCGCAGTCGACGGCGACCACCTGCATGTTGCACATCTGCGCGGTGGCCGGGTTGGTGCCGTGCGCCGACTTCGGGATCAGGCAGATGTTGCGGTGGCCCTCGCCGCGGCTGGCGTGGTAGCGCGCGATGGCGACCAGGCCGGCGTATTCGCCCTGCGCGCCGGAGTTCGGCTGCATGCAGATGGCGTCGAAGCCGGTCACCGTCTTCAGGTAGTCGGTCAGCCCGCCGATCATCTCCAGGTAGCCGTGCGCCTGGTCGAGCGGTGCGAACGGGTGCATGTCGCCGAATTCCGGCCAGGTCACCGGGATCATCTCGCTGGTGGCGTTCAGCTTCATCGTGCACGAGCCGAGCGAGATCATCGAGTGGTCGAGCGCGAGGTCGCGGTTCTGCAGCTTCTTCAGGTAGCGCAGCATCGCGTGCTCGGTGTGGTGGCTGTTGAACACCGGGTGCGTCAGGATCGCGTCGTCGCGCAGCAGGGCCGCGGCCGGCTCGTTGCCGGCGACCTGCGCGTCGAGCGCGGCGAGGTCGGCGTCGGTGCCGCCGATCAGCTTGATCAGTGCGGCGACGTCGGCGGCGGTCGTCTTCTCGTCGACGGCGATGCCGAGCGCGCTGGCGCCGGCCTGGCGCAGGTTGTAGCCGGCCTGTTGCGCGGCCTGATGGACCGTCGCGGCGCGGGCGCCGAGCTCGATGCGGATGGTGTCGAAGAAGGTCTTGCCGAGCACCTCGACGCCGGCGGTGCGCAGGCCCGCGGCGAGGATCGCGGCCAGGCGGTGGATGCGCCCGGCGATCGTCTTCAGGCCCCGCGGGCCGTGGTAGACGGCGTACATGCCGGCCATGTTGGCGAGCAGCACCTGCGAGGTGCAGATGTTGGAGTTGGCCTTCTCGCGGCGGATGTGCTGCTCGCGCGTCTGCAGCGTCATGCGGTAGGCGGTCTTGCCGCGCGCGTCCTTGGAGACGCCGATGATGCGGCCCGGCATCGCGCGGACGTTGGCTTCGCGCGTGGCGAAGAAGGCGGCGTGCGGGCCGCCGAAGCCCATCGGGATGCCGAAGCGCTGCGACGAGCCGAAGGCGATGTCGGCGCCCATCGCGCCCGGCGACTTCAGGAGCACCAGCGCCATCAGGTCGGTGGCGACGGCGACGACGCCGCCCCTGGCCTTCACCGCGCCGATCGCTGCGGTGAGGTCGGTCGCCTCGCCGCGGTCGTTCGGGTACTGGAAGAGGGCGCCGAAGACGTCGTCGCCGGCGGCGTCCTGCGGCTTGCCGAACTTCAGCTCGAAGCCGAAGAAGCCGGCACGCGTCCTGACCACGTCGATCGTCTGCGGGAAGCAGTCCTCGTCGACGAAGAAGACGTTCGACTTCGACTTCGACACGCGGCGCGCCATCGTCATCGCCTCGGCGGCGGCGGTGGCCTCGTCGAGCAGCGAGGCGTTGGCGAGTTCCAGCCCGGTCAGGTCGACGACCATCTGCTGGAAGTTCAGCAGCGCTTCCAGGCGGCCCTGGGCGATCTCGGCCTGGTACGGCGTGTAGGCGGTGTACCAGCCCGGGTTCTCCATCACGTTACGCAGGATGACCTTCGGCGTCAGCGTGTCGTAGTAGCCCATGCCGATCATCGATTTGCGGACCACGTTCTTCGCGGCCAGCGCCTTGATCCGGGCCAGCGCCTCGTGCTCGCGCAGCGGCGCGGCAAGCGGCAGCGGCGCCGGCAGGCGGATCGCCGCCGGCACGGTCTGCGCGATCAGGTCGTCGAGGCTGGCGGCGCCGACGGCGGCGAGCATCGCGGCGGTTTCCTCGGCCGACGGGCCGATGTGGCGATGGATGAATTCGTCGCGCTGTTCGAGCGCGGAGAGGGAAAGCTTGTCGGTCATGGCATTTCCGGGGCGGATGGCAGGACAGGAAAAAAAAACGGGGCGAGGCCGGTAGGCCTCGCCCCGGGCGCCGATTACTCGCTGATCTTGGCGTAGGCGGCGGCGTCGAGCAGGGCGTCGACGTCGGCGGCGTTGGCCGGCTTCAGCTTGAACAGCCAGGCGCCGTAGGCGTCCTGGTTGACGCTCTCCGGCGCGTCGGCGGCGGACTGGTTGACCTCGGTCACCTCACCGGCGATCGGCGCATAGACGTCGGCGGCGGCCTTCACCGATTCGACGACGGCCAGCTCCTGGCCGGCGGCGTAGCTCTTGCCGACTTCCGGCAGCTCGACGAAGACCAGGTCGCCGAGCGCTTCCTGCGCGTGGTCGGTGATGCCGACGGTGACGGTGCCGTCCGCTTCGGCGCGGACCCACTCGTGGCTTTCGGTGTACTTCAGGTTGGCGGGAACGTTCGACATGTTTTTCTCCTTCGGGTGAATGCTTAGACCACGGCCTTGCCGTTGCGGGCGAAGACCGGCTTGACGACCTTCGCCTGCAGGCGCTTGTCGCGGATTTCGACGTCGACGGTGTCGCCGATCGCCACGCCGAGCGGCAGGCGGGCGAGCGCGATCGACTGCTGCAGCGTCGGCGAGAAGGTGCCGCTGGTGATCTCGCCGTCGCCGTGCGCGGTGGTCACCTTCTGGTGGCCGCGCAGCACGCCCTTGTCCAGCAGCACGAGGCCGAGGAACTGCGCCTTCTGGCCGTTGGCGACGAGCGCCGCCTTGCCGACGAAATCGCGTTCGGATTTCAGGTCGACGGTCCAGGCGAGGCCCGCGTCGAGCGGCGACACGGTCTCGTCCATGTCGTT from Azospira restricta includes these protein-coding regions:
- a CDS encoding cupin domain-containing protein gives rise to the protein MTSQNLYADLPSNPEAGERFDALLARPGLRIERIVSTGQASPPDFWYDQDEAEWVLLLQGAAALRFADEPAARALRPGDWLYVAPHRRHRVEWTAAGEATVWLAVHFAE
- the gcvH gene encoding glycine cleavage system protein GcvH, translating into MSNVPANLKYTESHEWVRAEADGTVTVGITDHAQEALGDLVFVELPEVGKSYAAGQELAVVESVKAAADVYAPIAGEVTEVNQSAADAPESVNQDAYGAWLFKLKPANAADVDALLDAAAYAKISE
- a CDS encoding tetratricopeptide repeat protein, with the protein product MNADLGGSPVRARSVMYYEYARACGATCFYDHAEQYLLKALKLDEESSGPVHYPLIELARLNLDQRQFVQAVPYFERALPVVEKLDAASKDPIGFADFLDEYAQALRETDRAADAAVFTARAADIRSRHSGAVSKTDRTPYGKHCIKKDESPQSQ
- the gcvP gene encoding aminomethyl-transferring glycine dehydrogenase gives rise to the protein MTDKLSLSALEQRDEFIHRHIGPSAEETAAMLAAVGAASLDDLIAQTVPAAIRLPAPLPLAAPLREHEALARIKALAAKNVVRKSMIGMGYYDTLTPKVILRNVMENPGWYTAYTPYQAEIAQGRLEALLNFQQMVVDLTGLELANASLLDEATAAAEAMTMARRVSKSKSNVFFVDEDCFPQTIDVVRTRAGFFGFELKFGKPQDAAGDDVFGALFQYPNDRGEATDLTAAIGAVKARGGVVAVATDLMALVLLKSPGAMGADIAFGSSQRFGIPMGFGGPHAAFFATREANVRAMPGRIIGVSKDARGKTAYRMTLQTREQHIRREKANSNICTSQVLLANMAGMYAVYHGPRGLKTIAGRIHRLAAILAAGLRTAGVEVLGKTFFDTIRIELGARAATVHQAAQQAGYNLRQAGASALGIAVDEKTTAADVAALIKLIGGTDADLAALDAQVAGNEPAAALLRDDAILTHPVFNSHHTEHAMLRYLKKLQNRDLALDHSMISLGSCTMKLNATSEMIPVTWPEFGDMHPFAPLDQAHGYLEMIGGLTDYLKTVTGFDAICMQPNSGAQGEYAGLVAIARYHASRGEGHRNICLIPKSAHGTNPATAQMCNMQVVAVDCDDSGNVDVVDLRAKAEQHAANLACLMITYPSTHGVFEEAIKEICAVVHQYGGQVYMDGANLNAQVGLTSPGFIGADVSHMNLHKTFAIPHGGGGPGMGPIGLKAHLAPFMANHVVQAIPGPHLGQGAVSAAPYGSASILPISWMYITMLGGEGVTLATKTAILNANYVATKLKEHYPVLYVGAQGRVAHECILDIRGIKAATGIAEIDIAKRLMDYGFHAPTVSFPVAGTIMVEPTESEPKAELDRFVAAMIAIRDEIRKIENGSWPADANPLKNAPHTQADVLAADWDRPYSREEAVFPLPFVRDNKFWPSVNRIDDVYGDRNLHCSCVPMADYAA